DNA sequence from the Stutzerimonas decontaminans genome:
GGTTCATCACGGCAAAATCGGGCGCCGCATCCGCCGCCGAAAGCTCATCCGCGAACGCGGTTTCCGTGGTTCCGTTCGGCAAGCTGATCGTGAACATCGGCCCGACCTCTTCTCGGTCGTATTCAGCTGGACTCAGAGGACCAACTACCGTGGCCACCACCGGCCCCGGCCCATCTGAATCAGTGCTGCTCCAGATAACACGAGAGTTGGGTTTGAACATGCTGCATACCTCTGCGCAATGGTTTGGACGCGTTCAGCATCACTCCATCCTGCAGAAACCCAAGTGCACGCATCAGAAGCCGAACGCCGCCTGCTGCCCCCAGCTGTTGGCCTGACTGGAGTCGAACGCCAGATGGACAGGCACAGCAGGGGTGGCGTCGATACGTGCCCGCAGCAGCTCATCGTAGCGCTCAAGGATCGCTGCCGGATCAAGATAGAGCGCTTCAACCCCTACGAGTCCTGCAACCGTATGCCGAACCTCAGCAAGCCGCTTCGCCTCGTCCATCGTCGGCAGGCGAGTGGGCCAGCCCTTTTGGTACTCCAACCCGAGGGGAATTTTTTTCTCTGCAATCTCGCGCAGTTGTGCCGCCCGCTTTGCAGCTTGAAACCGATCTGCAAGCTCGCTGCCCAGCAGGTGTGGAGCGACATCGCCCAGCCAGTTGTTAGACTGGAATGCGAATGTTGAGCTGGCCTCAAGCTCGACCATCGTGCGGTAGATATCCTGGTTGTCGATGCAGGTGGTGGAGGCCTTCAGATCTGCCGCTGAGGACATGATGCAAAATGCGCAGGAAACCCGTGTCATCCCGTACCGGGTATAGGCCTCATGAAGCTCCAGGCCTCGCCGCGCAATCGCAGCCTTCACCTCATCAATCTTCCATTCGATCACCGGATTCCAGGTGAAACCCTGGGCGCCGCGCTGAGCAAGGCGTGGATCTGCCTTGGCAACGTCCGCTTTGCGGCGACCGGCGCTTTCTTCCCGACGAATTCCGGTGACGTTGAGAATTTCCTGGCCTTTGAAACGTTTCTTGAGATAGCTGGCAATCACAGCGCTCTTCAGCTCTGACGTGCAGAAACGCATGCTTGGAGTGCTCCAGGGCAGTGAACCGCCCCGGGAATTCCGGAGGCTCTTTGGTGTGAGTCATGCCGCTTGGGCCGACTCGGTAAGTTGCTGATAGTAGATCGCTTCGGCCTCTGCCGGCGGCATGTTCCCGATGGGCTCCAGTAGCCGTCGGTGGTTGAACCAGTCCACCCACTCCAGCGTCGCCAGCTCCACTGCCTCCCGATTCTGCCAGGAACGACGATGGATCACCTCGGCCTTGTACAGGCCATTGATGGTCTCGGCCAAGGCATTGTCATAGGAGTCGCCCACGCTGCCCACCGAGGGCTCGACCCCAGCTTCAGCTAGGCGCTCGGTATAGCGGATCGAGACGTACTGCACGCCACGGTCGCTGTGATGGATCAGGCTGCCCTGGCCGACCGGTCGGCGGGCATACAACGCCTGTTCCAACGCATCGAGAACAAAGTCTGTGCGGGCTGAGCTGGACACGCGCCAGCCGACGATACGCCGGGCGAATACGTCGATAACAAAGGCCACGTAGACGAAGCCCTGCCACGTGCTGACGTAGGTGAAGTCCGACACCCAGAGCGCGTTTGGCCGCTCGGCGCGGAACTGGCGATTGACCTTGTCCAGCGGGCACGGGGTGGCCTTGTCGCTGATCGTAGTCTTGACCGGTTTGCCGCGTACGACACCTTGTAGACCCAGTCGCCGCATCAGTCGCTCCACCGTGCAACGGGCCACCACTACGCCTTCGCGCTTGAGTTGCCGCCAGACCTTGCGCACGCCGTAGACCTGGAAGTTCTCCTCCCAGACCCGCTGGATATGCCCGCTCAGTACCTCGTCACGCCGTGTTCGCGGAGAACGCCGCTCGGGAGCGGCCTGGCAATGTGCATGGGCGTAGTAGGTCGATGGAGCGATCGGCAGTACCCGGCAGATCGGCTCGACTCCATAAACCGCACGATGCTCATCGACGAACGCCTTCATGGCTTGAAGCGGCGGTCGAGCTCCGCCTGGGCAAAATACGCGGACGCCTTGCGCAGGATCTCGTTGGCCTGGCGCAACTCACGCACCTCACGTTCCAGCGCCTTGATCCGCTCGCGTTCGCTGCTGGTCTGGCCTTCACGTTTGCCAGTATCGCGCTCGGCCTGGCGTACCCAACGGCGCAGTGTTTCGGCGGTACAACCGATCTTGGCAGAAATCGAGCAAATCGCTGCCCATTCCGACTCGTGGTTGCCTTGATGCTCCAATACCAGTCGAACCGCTCGCTCGCGGACTTCCGGGGAGTACTTCGTCGTCGTCTTCATGGCTCCATCCTCTCAAGAGTTGGAGCCTCCGGGAAAGCCGGGGCGGTTCACCCGAAGCCGGAGCAGGATAATGAACTGGACTACCCTGGACTATGCGCGGGGCCGAAGGTCCCAAAGTGGCTACTCAAAAAGCGGGAGAAACGAGCGATCATCATTCGCGCCTCGGAGCTTTTCGTCTTCGACCAGCACGATGGGCACGGCAAGCGCTGCAGCACCTGCCAGGTTGCAGTCACGGTCACAGCCAAGTTCTGCCCCTGCTGCAGCAGGTACAGCTTAGTCGAGACAAAGCGAATTGATCTCGCCCGCCTGGATGAGAACCACGCACTGAGCGGCAACTGGCTGGTGGCCCGCTCAGCCGCCCTGGAGCCGAACCTTGATGTCACTCACCTGCGCCATTACATCGAACGGCTCCAGCGGCATCCCAGCGGCTGAGGTGACTGTTATCGTCGAATAACCGTTTGCACGAGCAGGCAACTACCAAGGAATCCTTAGTAGTTGAACAGGCACGACAACGCCGCATGACCGAGACCCGGAGATGCGGCGTTTTTGTTTGCCCGGCCGGAGCCGGTGCGGGCGGTCTTCAGGGTGCCGGCGAAGCCAGCATGCCCTGCTGCTCCATCAGTCGGATCACGCGATCGGTATCGTTCGGCCCAAGCGGCTCGCCGCGGGCGATCTTCATCAGCTCCTTGCGCCTCGCCATCGCAGCGAGGCGGGTGTCGTTCGCGCCGCTGCCGGTGGGGCGGGGCGTGAAGTCGTCGTTCATGGAAACCTCCTTGGTGAGGCGTCCAGCGTCACACGGCGCGGAGGAAATCCAAGTCGCTGCTGATCTGGCCGGCGCGCAGCAGGCTACTACTGCGTGACCGGCCGGGTGATCAAACGGAGAAACCGAGCGGCCAGAGGAAATAAAATCCGGCGCGTCCCTTGCGGAACTCCCCGCCTGCGGTCTTACCCTGATCTGTTAGGTAGTGCATGGTGCCGCGCAGCTCCAAGTGGCCAGCCCCAACCAGGCGTTCGAGCAGATCCGGGGTTTTCAGGCCAAGGCTCGCTGCGAGCTTCGAGGTGGTGAGCTTGGAATGCTGGCTGCCGTTGTCGCTTTCATCTTCCGCTTCCGCACCAAGCGTTTCGGGCTTGGCCACCATCTCCATTGCAATCCGAACCTCATCACTGACGCGGACAATGCGCTGGGCTTCCTCGTAGGCGTCGCGGTAGCACTCGGCATCGGATTCGCGCGTGAGCATCACGCCCATCTCGTTGTTGTTCACCTGGGAGAAGTCGTAGAGGTTCAGGCTGGTAATGATCGCCACTTCCTCGTTGAGGTAGCACTTGGCGTGAAGGTTCTTGCAGAAGCTGGTCCGCACGAAGCTCAGGCTTTTCAGCCAATTAATTTCCTGCGGATGCAGTTCGCTTTTGCCGTAGACGATCCGAACGTCGATCTTCATGCGGTTCTTGTCTTCCAAAAGTTCGCGAATCCGATCGTTGATCTTGAGAAAGGGGCTGATCAGAATCAGCCGCTCCTTCGCGTTCTTGATCAACTCTTCCAGGTAGTAATTCGTGGCACTCGTGTTGAGGAATTTCGGCATATTTTCCATTGCCCCTTTTCATGGTGTGAAATTACTGACGGTACAACAAAGCGACTTACCCAACCCTGCCGCAGCGGCAGAAGCGAGCGAAGCGGCGAACAATCTTGCTGGTCCGCTCCGTCATGTCGTACTCCTTGCCGGCGCACGAGACGCGAAACGTGACGAAGAATTTACGCTGGGAAACCGCGAGCACCTGCTCGCGGATCTCGCCCTGGGCGCCTTCGCGCAGCGTGGTGTCGCCGGGTCGGATCTGGCCGGCATGCACGAGTTCGGTTTGCATGATCAGCACGCCTGATACCGGCTGCTCATCTGCACGGCATACACCTCGGCCACCTCGGCGGTGCAGGGCGCAAAGCGTACATGCAGAACGAATCGAGTGGAAAAAAGCGCCTCGCAATAGCAGACCTTCGACCAGTTGTCGGCGTGGGTATCGAGCCAGGCGCTCGACTCGACTACCGGGGTGGTGAAGTCGAAGGCCTTGAAGCGGGCCTCGGCCTGCGCCGTGCGCGCCATCAGCAGCCGGCTCGGGTTGAGGTCGGGTTGAGAGAGGGTAAGCGGCTGGCGGCTGGCGGCGAGGTTCATCGTGGGCTCCGTGGGTTCGCGATGGCGATGACCCACTATCACCCAGATCGGGGAAATCCCAAGGGGTGCGCGGGGCTGCCCCTTGAAACGTCGTCCCAAGGGGCGGGAAGGGTCACAGCAGATCGTTGATCTTCTCGTTCATGAAGAACTCGATCTTGTCCCCGTGGCGGTCGCTAAGGCGCGCCTTTACCTCGGGGCTGAATGCGACGCTGTAGACCTGAAGCTCGCCGTCCGGATCGCCTTTCATTCGCACGAGCGTCTTGGTGTTGAGCTTGGGGCGCATCCGCTTGGCCGATTCCACTTCATCGGCAAGGTCAGCGAAAAAGAACTCGGCGAAACCGTTCAGACCTGCTCGATGAGTTCAAGCCGGCCCAGCGCTACCTGTTCCGGCACGACAGCGACCTGAAGAAGCGCATCAGCGAGAACACGCTCAATGGTGCGCTCAAACGCATGGGCTATCAGGAACGCCTGACCGGACACGGTATCCGTGGCACGATGTCCACTGCGCTCAACGAGATCGGCTACCCGAAGGTCTGGGTGGATGCACAGCTCTCGCATGTCGATCCCAACAAGGTCAGCGCGACCTACAACCATGCCGCGTACGTGGAGCAGTGTCGTCGCATGATGCAGGACTGGGCCGATCGCCTCGACCTCTTCGCGCAGAACCAGGTCGAGGCGGCCAGCATGCCGCTCACCGTGCATCTGGAAGGTGTGCCCGCATTCCCGAGTGAGCAAACCGCAAGCGCGCCCTCTACGCCGGTTGCCGCTTCGCCAAGCCTGCTCGTGACGAAGCCGGGTGACGCCATGCCGTTGGTTTCTGCCGCCGCACATCGGCTGCCGGCAGTGCCGCCCCAGCGATCGGCCGCCCCGCTGGTGCCTTCGGACATTCAGCGCGAGAGAATGGATTTGTTCGATGTCTTCGAAGCGCCGCACAACCTTCCCGTCGCTGCGTTTGCCAAGATGGCGGGCAAATCTCGCAGGTGGATCAGCTACGAGATCCAGGCGGGCAACTTGCTGGCGTTGAACGTGGGCAACCGCGGCCAGCGCGTGCCGGACTGGCACCTCGACCCGCTCAAGCACGAGCTGATCCAGTCTGTCCTGAAGCTGACCAGGGGTGCGGACCCTTGGCAGATCTACCATGCACTGCTGCAACCGCGCTTGGTGCTGCGGGGGCATTCGGCACTGGAGGGCGTGACTGCCAGCAATCTCGACAAGCGCGTCATGGCCGTGAGCACGGCGGTGAAGGAAAGCGAATGGACCCCGCTGCGGGTCGGGGTCGTGTAGTCAAACAACGGGCCGGTAAGGGATGGCCTGGATTATTCATAGCGGTGATATTAATATTCATTTATGGTTTATTGACTATTAGAATACAGCTAATCACCATGGAACCATAAAACATATAAATAAAGAAGCTAGATCTATGGAACTTCTCGTACTACCGAACAATCGCCGCTTGCCTTTTGATTCCGGTGCCAACCTTTTGGAAGTGCTCCGTGAGCACCGTGTGGGTATTTCCTACAGCTGTATGTCTGGACGATGCGGTACTTGCCGCTGCCGAGTTATAGATGGCAGCGTCATTAGTTCGGCGGCGAAAAGCGGTGACTCAAATCGCATCGAAGAGCATTATGTACTCGCCTGTCAGTCAGTGCTCACCAGCAATTGCGCAATTGAGATCATAGACTCAGACGACATAGTCACTCACCCGGCGCGAATCATCAAAGGCATGGTTGTCGCCGTCGAGTCGCCCACTCACGATATTCGTCGCATCCGCATTCGCCTCGCCAAGCCCTTTGAGTTCTCACCCGGACAGTACGCGACGCTACAGTTCAGTCCCGAACATGTGCGTCCATATTCAATGGCTGGTCTGCCAGATGACCAAGAAATGGAGTTCCATATCCGCAAAGTGCCGGGCGGGCGTGTCACGGAGTATATTTTCGAGCACGTCCGCGAAGGTACAAGCATTAAGTTGAGTGGGCCTCTTGGTACGGCCTATCTGCGTCAGGCTCACACCGGGCCGATGCTGTGTGTGGGCGGCGGGACCGGACTCGCACCGGTGCTGTCGATTGTTCGCGGCGCGCTGAAGTCGGGAATGACGAACCCCATCCACCTTTATTTCGGGGTGCGCAGTCAGCAAGACCTTTACGACGCAGACCGATTGAACCAACTCGCGGCTATCCACCCTCAACTGACTGTCCATACAGTGATCGCGACGGGCCCGATTAATGAGGGCCAGCGAGCCGGCCTAATTACCGATTTGATTGAAAAAGACATTCCCTCGCTGGCTGGGTGGAGAGCCTACCTGTGCGGCGCACCAGCGATGGTTGACGCTCTATGCACCGTCGCCAAAGTTCTTGGAATATCGCCCGAACATATTTATGCCGATGCCTTCTATCCCAGCGGGGTCTGAATTGCCCCGACCCTGCACCTCTGTACATCGAGAATTCATCAGGAAGACACTTAAATGAGCATCACTAACAACAGCCGCGTCAGAATATTTGGGACAGCTGAATGATCTCTAACTCCATCATCACCCCATTTGAAGATAGCTTTATGACAGAAAAATGGATTGACGCAGTCGCTCTTTATGAAATCCCTGAAGGTGACGTCCTCGGCGTGACAGTCGAAGGCAAGGAACTAGCGCTGTATGAAGTGGAAGGCGAAATCTACGCTACCGACAACCTGTGCACACATGGTGCTGCCCGCATGAGTGATGGCTTTCTAGAAGGCAGAGAAATTGAATGTCCTTTGCATCAAGGTAGATTTGATGTTTGCACAGGCAGGGCCTTGTGCGCCCCTGTGACACAGAACATCAAAACATACCCGGTGAAGATTGAGGGCCAGCGTGTGATGATTGATTTGAGCTGAGAATTTTAATAGGAGGCACCCCGGACCCTAGAGCGTAATCCCCCCCATTCGATCTCTTTAGGTGAAAATATGAATTACAAAAATATAAACTTGGTGAGTGAATCTGGGCTGACCCAAAAACACCTGATTCATGGCGACGAAGAACTTTTCCAGCGCGAACTGGAAACCATTTTTGCTCGGAACTGGCTTTTCCTGACTCATGACAGCCTGATTCCGTCCCCTGGCGACTATGTTACGGCAAAAATGGGGGTTGATGAGGTTATCGTCTCCAGGCAGAACGACGGTTCGATTCGTGCTTTCCTGAACGTTTGTCGTCACCGTGGCAAGACGCTGGTACACGCAGAAGCAGGTAATGCTAAAGGTTTCGTTTGCAGCTATCACGGCTGGGGCTTCGGCGCTAACGGTGAACTGCAGAGCGTCCCGTTTGAAAAAGAACTGTATGGCGAGGCGCTCGACAAGAAATGTATGGGATTGAAAGAAGTCGCTCGTGTAGAGAGCTTCCATGGCTTCATCTATGGTTGCTTCGATGAGGAAGCCCCTTCTCTCAAAGACTACATGGGGGACGCTGGCTGGTACCTGGAGCCTATGTTTAAGCATTCCGGAGGGCTAGAACTGATCGGTCCTCCAGGCAAGGTCATAATCAAGGCTAACTGGAAAGCGCCCGCGGAAAACTTTGTGGGGGATGCGTACCACGTGGGTTGGACGCATGCGGCTTCGCTTCGCACAGGGCAGTCGGTCTTCTCGTCGTTAGCTGGCAACGCAGCTTTGCCCCCAGAAGGTGCAGGTCTGCAAATGACCTCCAAATACGGCAGCGGCATGGGTGTGTTGTGGGACGGATATTCAGGCGTGCACAGCGCAGACCTGGTTCCGGAATTGATGGCCTTCGGCGGTGCTAAGCAGGAACGGCTGAACAAAGAAATTGGCGAGGTTCGCGCACGAATCTATCGTAGCCACCTCAACGGCACCGTTTTCCCGAACAACAGTTTTCTGACCTGCTCGGGTGTCTTCAAGGTATGGCACCCGATCGACGCAAATACCACTGAGGTATGGACCTACGCCATGGTCGAAAAAGACATGCCCGAGGATCTCAAGCGCCGCTTGGTCGACGCGGTTCAGAGAACGTTTGGGCCTGCTGGCTTCTGGGAAAGCGACGACAACGACAATATGGAAACGGAATCGCAAAACGCCAAGAAATATCAGTCCAGAGATGGCGATCTGGTTTCCAACCTGGGTTTCGGCGGGGACGTATACGGCGACGAGGTTTATCCTGGCATCGTCGGCAAATCGGCGATTGGCGAGACCAGTTATCGTGGCTTCTATCGGGCTTACGGCGCGCACATCAGCAGCTCTAGCTGGGCTGAATTCGAGGATGTCTCTAAAAATTGGCATACCGAACTGGCAAAGACTACTGATCGCTAACAGACGAGAGGGACCATGATGATTAATATTCAAGAAGACAAGCTTGTCTCCGCCCACGATGCCGAAGAGTTTCTTCGTTTCTTAAATTCCGGCGACGAGGCTTTGCAACAAGAAGCTACCACGTTGCTAACCCGGGAAGCGCATCTTTTAGACATTCAGGCTTACCGCGCCTGGTTAGAGCACTGCGTGGACTCAGAGGTGAAATATCAGATTATCTCACGCGAACTGCGCTCAGCTTCCGAGCGCCGTTACCAGCTCAATGAAACCATGAACATTTTCAACGAGAATTATGAACAACTGGAAGTTCGCGTAGCGCATCAACTGGATCCGCAAAACTGGGGCAATAGTCCAAAGGTGCGCTTTACTCGTTTCATCACAAATATCCAGGCTGCAATGGACGAAAATGAAGATTTGCTTCACATTCGCTCCAACCTAATTGTTCACCGAGCACGACGCGGCAATCAAGTCGATGTCTTCTATGCCACTCGGGAGGATAAATGGAAGCGCGGCGAAGATGGAGCGCGTAAGTTGGTCCAACGATTGATTGATTATCCAGAGCGCACATTCCAGACGCACAATGTGATGATCTTTATGTGACCCAATAATCGCCTTTACAAATGGTGACTGCTACAAGCTGTCCCATTGTTCAAAAGGAAATTTGTGTGTATGAGCAATCAACAAGTCGTTTCGATAACCGGTGCTGGCTCAGGAATTGGTCTCGCACTGGTTCGATCCTTTAAGTCCGCCGGTTATTGCGTATCCGCTCTCGTACAAAACGAGGAGCAAAAGGCGAGCCTTTGCAATGAGTTCAAGGACGCACTCGAGATCGTCGTGGGCGATGTCCGGGACCACGCAACAAATGAGAAGCTGATAAAGCAAACAACCGATAGATTCGGCCATCTCGATTGTTTCATTGCAAATGCCGGTATTTGGGATTACATGCTTGGCATCGAAGAGCCTTGGGAGAAAATATCGAGCAGTTTTGATGAGATATTCAACATCAATGTCAAGAGCTATTTCAGCGGTATCAGGGCCGCCCTGCAGGAACTGAAAAAGACTAGCGGATCAGTGGTGATGACCGCTTCAGTGTCGTCCCATGCGGTCGGTGCTGGTGGTTCTTGCTACATCGCCAGCAAGCATGCGGTCCTGGGCATGATGAAAGCTTTGGCTTACGAATTGGCTCCCCACATTCGCGTCAACGCCGTAGCACCGGGCGGCACTGTGACGTCTCTGTGCGGTCCCGCAAGCGCCGGCTTCGACAAAACTCACATGGAAAACATGCCCGGTATCGAGGACATGATCAAGGGTCTAACGCCTCTTGGATTTGCAGCCAAGGCCGAAGACGTAGTGGCACCCTATTTGTTGTTGGCGTCGCGAGATCAAGGGAAATTCATTACCGGGACTGTCATTAATATAGATGGAGGGATGGCGCTCGGTCGCAAGTAGGTTTGTCGCCTATCTTGAAATAATAACTAAATTTCTGGTAAAACCGCATGAATACAAAATTGTTTATCAACAATGTCTGGGTCAATTCCAGTGACCAACAGACCTTCGAGCGAAAGCACCCCGTCAGTGGTGAGGTGATGACGGAGTGTGCAAACTCCACGGTGATGGATGCGTTAAAGGCCGCGCAAGCTGCCCAAGAGGCTTTCCAGACCTGGAAGACTGTTGGACCTTCGGAGCGTCGCCGCCTTCTGCTGAGGGTCGCTGAGGTTATGGAAAGTAAAACACCCGAGTTTATCGAAGTGATGGCCAAGGAGGTGGGAGCCTCCGCTCTTTGGGCCGGCTTCAATGTCCAGATGTCAGCCAATGTGTTCCGTGAAGCGGCATCGCTGGCTACACAAATTCAGGGGGAAACTATTCCGACAGACAAGTCTGACACGCTCTCAATGACGCTACGTCAGCCGGTCGGTCCGATCCTGAGCATCGTGCCGTGGAACGGCACCGCAGTGCTGGCGGCACGAGCCATCGCTTATCCGCTGGTCTGCGGCAACGCGGTGGTATTCAAAGGTTCTGAGTTTAGTCCCGCGACGCATGCCCTGATCACCCAGTGCGTGCAGGAAGCCGGGCTGCCTGCTGGCGTGCTCAACTATCTCAACTCTTCGCCTGACCGTTCGCCCGAGATCGCCGACGCACTGATCTCAGCCAAGGAGATCCGACGCATCAACTTCACGGGCTCCACCCGCGTGGGCAGTATTATCGCGCAGAAGGCCGCGCAACACCTCAAGCGCTGCCTGCTGGAGCTCGGTGGCAAGTCCCCACTTATTGTTCTGGATGACGCGGACATCGACGCAGCTGTCAAGGCAGCGGTGTTCGGTAGCTTCCTGTTCCAAGGTCAGATCTGCATGTCCACTGAGCGCTTGGTGGTTGATGAGAAGATCGCCGACGAATTTGTCGCCAAGTTTGCCGAAAAGGCCAAGCGTTTGAGCGCGGGCGACCCATGCGTAACTGGCGACTGCATCATCGGCCCAATGGTCTCGCCAAATTCAGGCGAGCGGATCAATGGTTTGTTCAAGGACGCGATCGACAAAGGAGCCACAGTTGCCTGCGGCGGCATGGCCCAAGGTGCGGTCATGCCGGCCACGATCCTGGATCACGTCAAATCCAACATGCGGATCTACGATGAGGAGACCTTCGGTCCCATCACTGTGGTGATCCGTTGCAACGGCGAAGCAGAGGCCATTCGCATTGCCAACGACAGCGCCTATGGCCTGTCGTCGGGCGTATTTGGCCGCGACATCAACCGTGCTTTGCGCGTGGGCATGTCCATCGAATATGGTTCAGTGCACATTAACGGATCGACTGTCCAAAGCGAGGCGCAGGCTCCATACGGAGGGACTAAGAAAACCGGCTACGGGCGCTTCGACGGCCGTGCTGTGATCGATGAGTTCACAGAGCTCAAGTGGCTGACCATCGAGCCTTTCGAGCAGCAGTATCCCTTCTAATAAGCACTAACTCCAAGGAATCAAACTATGAGTAAGCAAACTGCAGTTATTGAACTCGGATACATGGGCATCTCGGTCAAGGATCCTGATGCGTGGAAATCATTCGCCACGAATATGCTGGGCCTGCAAGTTTTTGATGAAGGTGAGAAGGACCGTTTCTATCTACGTATGGATTACTGGCATCATCGAATCGTGGTCCATCATAACGGCCAGGACGACCTGGAATACCTGGGCTGGCGTGTGTCCGGAAAACCGGAGTTCGAGGCTCTCGGTCAAAAACTCATTGACGCCGGTTACGATGTTCGCGTCTGCGATAAAGCCGAGGCTCAGGAACGAATGGTGTTGGGCCTGATGAAGACAGTAGATCCAGGCGGCAACCCGACCGAGATATTCTGGGGGCCGCGGATCGACATGAGCAACCCGTTCCATCCCGGCCGCCCCCTGCACGGCAAGTTTGTGACTGGTGACCAAGGCCTGGGTCATTGCATCGTTCGCCAGACCGATGTCGAAGCTGCTCACAAGTTCTATAGTCTTCTGGGATTGCGTGGGGACGTCGAATACCGGATCCCGCTGCCCAACGGCATGACTGGCGAACTAACGTTCATGCATTGCAATGGTCGGGACCACTCCATTGGGTTTGGTGCCATGCCCGCTGAAAAGAGGCTCAATCATGTGATGCTTGAGTACACCGACATAGAGGATCTGGGATACACCCATCAACAGTTTGTAAAGAACGACATTGACATTGCCTTGCAACTTGGCATTCATGCTAACGACAAGGCGCTGACGTTCTATGGCGCAACACCTTCCGGCTGGCTCATTGAGCCCGGCTGGCGAGGTGCCAAGGCCATAGACGAAGCGGAGTACTACGTTGGAGACATCTTTGGCCATGGTATCGAGACCACTGGCTACGGCTTGGATGTAAAATTGAGTTAAAACTACAACCAAAGTTACAGGCGCAGGCTCTCTTCCAGATATGCGTTGGGGAAAATTACTTATGCTCCTGCAGTATTAATTTTCCCGATTTTGCTCCGGTTCACCCTCACATCGGGGCTGTAATAGATTATGCAAGGATCGTGGCGAATGAGGATGCTAGTCTCAGTCGTTCGATGCAGATCATGCATGGGGCCCAGCACTGCAAGTTCATGTTGACTTAACGAGCGACTGGCTCGTTAGTATTGATATCCGGAAGCTGTTCCTTAAACCGAACGTATAAAGGTGATTGGGCTCCAAGAGGCTACAGCTACGGTAACTCTAGATCCGTAATTTGGAGTCGGTCGCGATTGGACAACGATTCTGACTAACCTAGTTCCAGCTTTTTTACCTAACCAAGAGTGTCTCCATGTCGAATAAAACTATGAAACCAGCGCGTCTTACTGCCGAGGATATCCATGGTGTCTGGGCTATTATGCCAACGCCGGCTACTCCGGATGCTTCTAACTGGCGCAGCACTAACACAGTTGACTTAAACGAGACTGCTCGCATAGTTGAAGAGCTGATTGCGGCTGGTGTCAACGGAATTTTAAGTATGGGCACTTTTGGCGAGTGCGCTACGTTGACCTGGGAGGAAAAACGTGACTATGTTTCGACGATTGTCGAAACCATTCGTGGTCGCGTGCCTTATTTCTGCGGCACCACGGCCTTGAATACCCGCGAAGTCATCCGCCAAACTCGTGAGTTTATGGATATGGGCGCCAGCGGTACCATGCTCGGTGTCCCAATGTGGGTGAAGATGGACCTGCCCACAGCGGTCCAGTTCTATCGTGATGTTGCAGAGGCGGTACCGGAGGCTGCCATTGCGATTTACGCTAACCCTGAAGCCTTCAAGTTCGACTTCCCTCGCCCCTTCTGGGCAGAAATGTCCAAAATTCCGCAGGTAGTAACTGCCAAATATCTAGGCATCGGAATGCTTGACTTGGACCTGAAATTGGCACCCAACATCCGCTTCCTTCCACACGAGGATGACTATTACGCGGCCGCACGCATCAATCCTGAGCGCATGACCGCGTTCTGGTCAAGCGGCTCCATGTGCGGCCCGGCTACCGCCATCATGTTGCGTGATGCAGTGGATCAGGCCAAGAGCAGCGGTGACTGGATCA
Encoded proteins:
- a CDS encoding aromatic-ring-hydroxylating dioxygenase subunit beta, with the protein product MMINIQEDKLVSAHDAEEFLRFLNSGDEALQQEATTLLTREAHLLDIQAYRAWLEHCVDSEVKYQIISRELRSASERRYQLNETMNIFNENYEQLEVRVAHQLDPQNWGNSPKVRFTRFITNIQAAMDENEDLLHIRSNLIVHRARRGNQVDVFYATREDKWKRGEDGARKLVQRLIDYPERTFQTHNVMIFM
- the hcaB gene encoding 3-(cis-5,6-dihydroxycyclohexa-1,3-dien-1-yl)propanoate dehydrogenase, with translation MSNQQVVSITGAGSGIGLALVRSFKSAGYCVSALVQNEEQKASLCNEFKDALEIVVGDVRDHATNEKLIKQTTDRFGHLDCFIANAGIWDYMLGIEEPWEKISSSFDEIFNINVKSYFSGIRAALQELKKTSGSVVMTASVSSHAVGAGGSCYIASKHAVLGMMKALAYELAPHIRVNAVAPGGTVTSLCGPASAGFDKTHMENMPGIEDMIKGLTPLGFAAKAEDVVAPYLLLASRDQGKFITGTVINIDGGMALGRK
- a CDS encoding aldehyde dehydrogenase encodes the protein MNTKLFINNVWVNSSDQQTFERKHPVSGEVMTECANSTVMDALKAAQAAQEAFQTWKTVGPSERRRLLLRVAEVMESKTPEFIEVMAKEVGASALWAGFNVQMSANVFREAASLATQIQGETIPTDKSDTLSMTLRQPVGPILSIVPWNGTAVLAARAIAYPLVCGNAVVFKGSEFSPATHALITQCVQEAGLPAGVLNYLNSSPDRSPEIADALISAKEIRRINFTGSTRVGSIIAQKAAQHLKRCLLELGGKSPLIVLDDADIDAAVKAAVFGSFLFQGQICMSTERLVVDEKIADEFVAKFAEKAKRLSAGDPCVTGDCIIGPMVSPNSGERINGLFKDAIDKGATVACGGMAQGAVMPATILDHVKSNMRIYDEETFGPITVVIRCNGEAEAIRIANDSAYGLSSGVFGRDINRALRVGMSIEYGSVHINGSTVQSEAQAPYGGTKKTGYGRFDGRAVIDEFTELKWLTIEPFEQQYPF
- the nahC gene encoding 1,2-dihydroxynaphthalene dioxygenase, with the translated sequence MSKQTAVIELGYMGISVKDPDAWKSFATNMLGLQVFDEGEKDRFYLRMDYWHHRIVVHHNGQDDLEYLGWRVSGKPEFEALGQKLIDAGYDVRVCDKAEAQERMVLGLMKTVDPGGNPTEIFWGPRIDMSNPFHPGRPLHGKFVTGDQGLGHCIVRQTDVEAAHKFYSLLGLRGDVEYRIPLPNGMTGELTFMHCNGRDHSIGFGAMPAEKRLNHVMLEYTDIEDLGYTHQQFVKNDIDIALQLGIHANDKALTFYGATPSGWLIEPGWRGAKAIDEAEYYVGDIFGHGIETTGYGLDVKLS
- a CDS encoding dihydrodipicolinate synthase family protein, translating into MSNKTMKPARLTAEDIHGVWAIMPTPATPDASNWRSTNTVDLNETARIVEELIAAGVNGILSMGTFGECATLTWEEKRDYVSTIVETIRGRVPYFCGTTALNTREVIRQTREFMDMGASGTMLGVPMWVKMDLPTAVQFYRDVAEAVPEAAIAIYANPEAFKFDFPRPFWAEMSKIPQVVTAKYLGIGMLDLDLKLAPNIRFLPHEDDYYAAARINPERMTAFWSSGSMCGPATAIMLRDAVDQAKSSGDWIKAKAISDDMRAADSTLFPRGDFSEFSKYNIGLEKARMDAAGWLTAGPCRPPYNIVPEDYIAGALKSGKAWAALHAKYSKELK